The following are encoded in a window of Chryseobacterium sp. genomic DNA:
- a CDS encoding DUF2586 family protein encodes MKPQISISFTNGVIGAVTPLDTGCFGLVASAVSVVGGFQLETAYQVKSMKDVADLKLVDSIDNHRLYKALAEFYDEAGSGTELWIYGMPKTAKVSDWFTPVAGIAPVENLLNAANGKIRGLFTVNDATAAPVITAGMDADVLLAAGKAQTLFEDYTARKYAPYFTILEGYAFSGVKTELTDLSTLNHSAVGILIGDTETASGLTMSKGAAVGVLAGRLAAYPAKVNAGKVINGALAAPQLFINDTPVENYDCEALYDKGFITFTTHQSRAGYFVMDDPLACDPDDDYHYLSRRRIINEAFRFSYDALLDFLLDEVPANNDGSIMATYAKTVESAVERKISTNMGDDLSRDVNDPNDTGVKCFVNPTQNIVTSSRLDVVVRIRPFGYNRWIDVLLGFELNS; translated from the coding sequence ATGAAACCCCAAATATCTATCTCATTTACTAATGGCGTCATCGGAGCGGTGACGCCATTGGATACGGGTTGTTTCGGTCTTGTGGCATCTGCTGTGTCTGTGGTAGGCGGTTTTCAGCTTGAAACAGCATACCAGGTTAAAAGCATGAAAGATGTTGCTGATCTCAAACTGGTAGACAGCATTGATAACCACCGGCTGTACAAAGCGCTGGCTGAGTTTTATGATGAAGCCGGATCCGGTACTGAACTGTGGATATACGGAATGCCGAAAACAGCCAAAGTTTCCGATTGGTTTACACCGGTTGCAGGTATTGCACCAGTTGAAAACCTTCTTAATGCAGCGAACGGAAAGATCCGCGGGTTATTCACCGTAAACGATGCAACCGCCGCGCCTGTAATCACTGCCGGAATGGATGCAGATGTTTTGCTTGCAGCCGGAAAAGCTCAGACATTGTTTGAAGACTATACCGCACGTAAGTATGCTCCCTATTTCACGATCCTGGAAGGTTATGCCTTCAGTGGCGTAAAAACCGAACTTACGGATCTAAGTACCCTTAATCACAGTGCAGTGGGTATTCTTATCGGTGATACTGAGACTGCATCAGGATTGACCATGAGCAAAGGGGCTGCGGTAGGTGTACTGGCCGGACGTCTTGCAGCTTATCCTGCCAAAGTAAATGCAGGAAAGGTTATTAACGGAGCTTTGGCCGCACCGCAACTTTTCATCAACGATACACCGGTTGAAAATTACGACTGTGAAGCATTGTATGATAAAGGTTTCATCACCTTCACAACCCACCAGAGCCGCGCCGGATATTTCGTAATGGATGATCCCCTGGCGTGTGATCCGGATGATGATTATCACTACCTGAGCAGACGCAGAATCATTAATGAAGCTTTCCGCTTTTCTTATGATGCCCTGCTTGATTTCTTACTGGATGAAGTTCCGGCAAACAATGACGGAAGCATTATGGCCACTTATGCTAAAACTGTTGAATCTGCGGTTGAACGTAAGATCTCAACCAATATGGGTGATGACCTCAGTAGAGATGTAAACGATCCTAATGACACAGGTGTAAAGTGTTTTGTAAATCCAACGCAGAACATCGTTACCAGTTCCAGACTGGATGTTGTAGTTAGGATCCGTCCTTTCGGATACAACCGCTGGATTGATGTGCTGCTGGGTTTTGAACTTAATTCTTAA
- a CDS encoding DUF935 family protein, whose protein sequence is MARNRNNRNHNNRNQLAAKTTAKSTGNKLFPQLVEKTVTQTRQDIAKWKAALNGFNNTDSPSVYLLYNLYDSILDDALLTSQIENRIQDTLGSSFNLSKKGGDIDEELTTTFQNSELFNDLITHIINSRFYGHSLVELDWKQDGLNEPQLKADLIPRQNVLSKKGVMLFDYNEDKGIKYREVPEFGTWVLEFGKPGEKGLLNKAVPHTLFKRFAQSCWSELCEIYGIPPRVYKTDASDPAAVARGKKMMQDMGSAAWFIIDTEESFEWAKGVNTNGDVYGNLLNFCDNQNSLLISGAVVGQDTKHGSNSKEQASQKLLSKLVLADMAMVEMYMNTKVMPALARIGVVPADYVFQWEISEDLGTLWERTVQALQHFDVDPEWVKDKFGIQVTGIKQNPTPVPGTNLNVAESFFV, encoded by the coding sequence ATGGCCAGAAACCGAAATAACAGAAATCACAATAACCGGAACCAGCTCGCTGCGAAAACTACGGCAAAAAGCACAGGTAACAAACTTTTTCCCCAACTGGTTGAAAAAACCGTTACTCAAACGCGGCAGGACATTGCGAAATGGAAGGCGGCACTAAATGGCTTTAATAATACAGACAGCCCTTCTGTTTATCTTTTATATAATCTTTACGACAGTATACTGGATGATGCGCTGCTGACCTCTCAGATTGAAAACAGAATTCAGGACACTTTAGGTTCATCTTTCAACCTGAGCAAAAAGGGCGGTGACATTGATGAAGAACTTACCACCACGTTTCAGAACTCAGAGCTTTTCAATGATCTTATTACACATATAATCAATTCCAGGTTCTACGGACATTCTTTGGTTGAACTGGATTGGAAACAGGACGGCTTAAACGAACCACAGTTAAAAGCGGATCTGATTCCGCGCCAAAACGTTCTGAGCAAAAAGGGTGTGATGTTGTTTGACTATAACGAAGACAAAGGCATCAAATACCGTGAAGTTCCCGAATTTGGCACATGGGTTCTGGAATTCGGTAAACCTGGTGAAAAAGGGCTCTTAAACAAAGCGGTACCGCATACATTATTCAAAAGATTTGCACAGTCGTGCTGGTCCGAGCTGTGCGAGATCTACGGCATTCCGCCGCGCGTGTATAAGACAGATGCATCCGACCCCGCCGCTGTTGCACGTGGTAAAAAGATGATGCAGGACATGGGTTCTGCTGCCTGGTTCATTATTGATACAGAAGAATCTTTTGAGTGGGCAAAAGGAGTGAATACCAACGGTGACGTGTATGGCAATTTATTGAACTTCTGCGATAATCAAAATTCCCTTTTAATTTCGGGTGCCGTCGTAGGTCAGGACACAAAGCACGGATCCAACTCTAAAGAACAGGCATCGCAGAAACTTCTTTCTAAACTGGTTCTTGCCGATATGGCAATGGTTGAAATGTACATGAATACGAAGGTAATGCCGGCGCTTGCACGCATCGGCGTTGTTCCGGCAGATTATGTATTTCAGTGGGAAATTTCTGAGGATCTCGGTACACTGTGGGAAAGAACTGTTCAGGCTTTACAGCATTTTGATGTCGATCCGGAATGGGTGAAAGACAAATTCGGTATCCAGGTAACCGGCATAAAACAGAATCCTACACCGGTACCGGGAACCAATCTTAATGTAGCTGAAAGTTTTTTCGTTTAA
- a CDS encoding phage protein Gp36 family protein, which produces MFLTTADLGTTIYSYQIEQITEGDENIPLQAMASAEEEVRSYLTAIEWSDGRPRLDVPAILRASGNDRNALLVRMTATIAKFYIIELCNADMIYETAKERYDRAVTWLRQLSRGEIKLSTLPETPETDDTTGTEPFIYGSREKFNHE; this is translated from the coding sequence ATGTTCCTAACAACTGCCGATTTAGGCACCACCATTTACAGTTACCAAATAGAACAGATCACAGAAGGTGATGAGAATATACCGCTTCAGGCAATGGCATCAGCTGAAGAGGAGGTAAGAAGCTATTTAACGGCTATAGAATGGAGCGACGGCCGGCCGCGGTTGGATGTACCCGCAATTCTGCGTGCTTCAGGGAATGACAGGAACGCCTTACTGGTACGCATGACGGCAACCATCGCTAAATTCTACATTATTGAGCTGTGCAACGCCGATATGATCTACGAAACTGCCAAAGAAAGATATGACCGTGCTGTTACCTGGCTGCGCCAGTTGTCCAGGGGCGAAATAAAACTTTCAACACTTCCCGAAACTCCGGAAACGGATGACACCACCGGAACTGAACCTTTCATCTACGGATCACGCGAAAAATTTAATCACGAATAA
- a CDS encoding phage minor head protein — protein MLAKLENDTFVFSGLRTHAQLLEASTMLMEDGKIRGFDAFAKDFNQVNTKYNQNYLEAEWQFALSSSQSAGKWAAIDQEGRYNLQYRTANDDRVRADHAALQDITLPVEDPFWLTYYPPNGWRCRCVAVEVLKTKYEVSDSDKANAAGDRATTKIGPDGKNKSEIFRFNPGAEQKVFPPKHPYNKVKGADDVKTILQPEFTPEKLKDYEKKLGINVNTEIFEFLKKSTPLTLTNPPELKGTTGAYFQPDLNIVRIPIDERRKQSKWKAESVVYHEFGHAADWHSDLKKRKEVTDLMDKYRKELDFAAIEKRLEKMGYWAFTKGKFDLLEKVGAAEDTIMSLDPNYGSGHSANYWKREGNKEAEFIAHAFENKFAGNEVFKKIMPDLYRESVELIDKLKPKPKK, from the coding sequence ATGCTGGCGAAGCTTGAAAATGACACCTTTGTTTTTTCCGGACTGCGGACCCATGCACAACTTTTAGAAGCCTCAACCATGCTTATGGAAGACGGTAAGATCCGCGGATTTGATGCTTTTGCCAAAGATTTCAACCAGGTTAATACAAAGTACAATCAGAACTATTTGGAAGCCGAATGGCAGTTCGCCCTGTCCAGTTCCCAAAGTGCCGGAAAATGGGCCGCGATAGACCAGGAAGGCCGGTATAATTTACAGTATCGGACTGCAAATGATGACCGGGTACGTGCGGATCATGCCGCCTTACAGGATATTACACTACCAGTAGAAGATCCGTTTTGGCTGACTTATTATCCCCCGAACGGTTGGCGGTGCCGCTGCGTGGCCGTGGAAGTACTGAAGACAAAGTATGAGGTATCTGATTCTGATAAAGCCAATGCAGCGGGTGATCGTGCAACGACTAAAATAGGCCCTGACGGTAAAAACAAAAGTGAAATTTTCAGGTTTAATCCGGGAGCGGAACAGAAGGTGTTTCCGCCGAAACATCCATACAATAAAGTGAAGGGTGCGGATGATGTGAAAACCATTTTACAGCCTGAATTTACGCCTGAGAAGCTGAAGGATTACGAGAAGAAATTAGGCATAAATGTCAATACGGAGATATTTGAATTCCTTAAGAAAAGTACTCCATTGACATTGACCAATCCGCCGGAACTTAAGGGTACTACCGGTGCCTATTTCCAGCCTGACTTAAACATCGTACGAATACCAATAGATGAGAGGAGAAAGCAAAGTAAATGGAAAGCTGAATCGGTTGTTTATCATGAATTCGGTCATGCAGCCGACTGGCATTCCGATTTGAAGAAAAGAAAAGAGGTAACGGACCTGATGGATAAATACCGTAAAGAACTGGACTTTGCAGCCATTGAAAAGCGTCTGGAAAAGATGGGATACTGGGCGTTTACAAAGGGGAAATTTGACCTTCTGGAGAAGGTAGGCGCAGCGGAAGACACTATAATGTCACTGGATCCAAACTACGGCAGCGGACATTCTGCAAACTACTGGAAAAGGGAAGGAAATAAAGAAGCGGAATTCATCGCTCATGCATTTGAAAACAAATTTGCAGGGAATGAAGTGTTTAAAAAGATAATGCCGGATTTGTACCGCGAATCGGTAGAGCTGATAGATAAACTTAAACCAAAACCAAAGAAGTAA
- a CDS encoding phage virion morphogenesis protein, giving the protein MDLQIFHQNIIKDVKTEMMDEFDRNFERKAFFDQAWPKTSLINRKGSMMARTNNLRRGYQAKIQGEKIAFTNSMPYASIHNEGGEITVTAKMKRYFWAMYYQSIGSVKTSQSKTMGLHVKLNDKNRGIVIEAQQFKALAMMPIGKKIKIPSRRVIGNHPRIKEVISGVVDNHLKELNDIILNKLQP; this is encoded by the coding sequence ATGGATTTACAAATTTTTCATCAAAACATCATCAAAGACGTAAAAACTGAAATGATGGATGAGTTCGACCGGAACTTTGAGCGCAAAGCATTCTTTGACCAGGCGTGGCCGAAAACCTCGCTGATTAACCGGAAAGGCTCCATGATGGCCAGAACCAACAATCTGCGACGTGGATACCAGGCAAAGATCCAGGGCGAAAAGATTGCTTTCACGAACTCAATGCCTTACGCTTCAATCCACAATGAAGGTGGTGAAATTACGGTTACAGCCAAAATGAAACGGTATTTCTGGGCAATGTACTACCAAAGCATTGGTTCTGTGAAAACCAGTCAATCCAAGACAATGGGCCTGCATGTAAAACTAAATGACAAAAACAGAGGTATTGTTATTGAAGCGCAGCAGTTCAAAGCTTTGGCCATGATGCCGATCGGGAAAAAGATAAAGATTCCTTCCCGGCGGGTGATCGGGAACCACCCACGAATTAAGGAAGTTATTTCCGGTGTGGTAGACAATCACCTGAAGGAGCTTAATGATATTATACTGAACAAACTACAACCATAA
- a CDS encoding DUF2786 domain-containing protein, translating into MNTEIRDKIAKVLELANRGVDGEKEAAQIALNRLVKKYDLSDEDLSRINLTRYYFKYKTELDKKLFCQLVQYFFNEKGLQIYLSTVNGRNLSVDLEYLDWVTLDSAYEYFRRHAAAQFTEFCLPHVKRCRSAKTKNAKRAELQNAFFSKYVIASKIYHPDQIKEIDYSGMSNKEREATYKQGQILGNVKGGEFHTQVTNSKRNLLS; encoded by the coding sequence ATGAACACAGAAATCAGAGACAAAATCGCCAAAGTGCTGGAACTGGCCAACCGTGGTGTTGACGGAGAAAAGGAAGCCGCACAGATAGCACTGAACCGCCTGGTGAAAAAATATGATCTGTCTGACGAAGATCTTAGCAGAATAAACCTCACCCGGTATTATTTCAAATACAAAACCGAACTGGATAAAAAACTGTTCTGTCAGCTGGTACAATACTTTTTTAACGAAAAAGGATTGCAGATCTATTTAAGTACGGTTAATGGCCGGAATCTTTCGGTTGATCTGGAATATTTGGACTGGGTGACACTGGACAGCGCTTATGAGTATTTCAGACGGCACGCAGCTGCACAATTTACAGAGTTCTGTTTACCGCATGTAAAGCGATGCAGATCTGCCAAAACCAAAAACGCCAAACGGGCTGAGTTGCAAAATGCTTTCTTTTCCAAATATGTAATAGCCTCTAAAATTTACCATCCGGATCAGATTAAAGAAATTGACTATTCCGGCATGAGCAATAAAGAGCGTGAAGCTACATACAAACAGGGTCAGATCCTGGGCAATGTGAAAGGCGGTGAATTTCATACGCAGGTAACCAATAGTAAGAGAAACCTTCTGTCATGA
- a CDS encoding DUF3164 family protein, whose translation MTIDITNLSPTEKKEFIAQARELEKQEKEQRAKDMQALEDIAKEVVPASFALLQEASDNLAKAKAQVFRDFRDYLLLKIETMGVKSNQQTHTVSFNNQSVKLGYRITDGYNDDAGYGLAMVHRFLGTLAKDDNSKKLIGALNRLLQKNGKGDLDSKKVLELRQIADRDYPDTDLQRGVEIIQNNYSPKLSKWFVEAWQVDSTGVEKSLPLSITAVNLPEDVDLTFLLPKED comes from the coding sequence ATGACTATAGACATTACCAACCTTTCACCAACCGAAAAAAAAGAATTTATCGCACAGGCGCGCGAGCTGGAAAAACAGGAAAAGGAACAGCGGGCAAAGGATATGCAGGCTTTGGAGGACATCGCAAAAGAAGTGGTTCCCGCCTCATTTGCATTACTTCAGGAAGCATCCGACAATCTGGCCAAAGCGAAAGCGCAGGTGTTTCGGGATTTCCGCGATTATCTGCTGCTTAAGATTGAAACCATGGGCGTAAAAAGCAATCAGCAAACACACACAGTCAGTTTCAACAATCAGTCTGTTAAGCTGGGTTACCGCATAACCGACGGTTATAATGATGATGCCGGCTACGGACTGGCAATGGTTCACCGCTTCCTGGGCACGCTGGCCAAAGATGACAATTCTAAAAAACTGATCGGTGCCCTGAACCGTCTGCTACAGAAAAACGGAAAGGGTGACCTGGACAGCAAAAAAGTACTGGAGCTTAGGCAAATCGCAGACCGTGATTATCCGGATACTGATTTGCAGCGAGGTGTTGAGATCATCCAGAACAACTACAGCCCCAAACTTTCAAAATGGTTTGTTGAAGCCTGGCAAGTGGACAGCACAGGCGTGGAAAAAAGCCTTCCGCTTTCCATTACCGCAGTAAACCTACCGGAAGATGTAGACCTTACTTTTTTACTGCCTAAAGAAGATTAA